A portion of the Desulfovibrio sp. Fe33 genome contains these proteins:
- a CDS encoding DVU_1555 family C-GCAxxG-C-C protein, producing MLDDAGLRVMELAGKGYCCSQMLVVMALDEMDREDPDLVRAAGGLCNGLGDCSGPCGVLTGAVLALGLYAGKGTDMEEPVDVLPVMLETLRDWFIERTREYGGITCGAILEGGCGSPHPTRCGGLVAEANAKVREILVENGLDPAEGREL from the coding sequence ATGCTTGACGACGCAGGACTCCGGGTCATGGAATTGGCGGGAAAGGGGTATTGTTGCAGCCAGATGCTGGTCGTCATGGCTTTGGACGAGATGGACCGAGAGGACCCGGACCTGGTTCGGGCCGCAGGCGGGCTGTGCAACGGGTTGGGGGACTGCTCCGGGCCATGCGGCGTGCTCACCGGCGCGGTTCTCGCGCTCGGCCTGTATGCGGGCAAGGGGACGGACATGGAAGAGCCGGTCGACGTGCTGCCGGTGATGCTTGAAACCCTGCGCGACTGGTTTATCGAGCGGACGCGCGAATACGGCGGAATCACCTGCGGGGCGATTCTTGAGGGCGGCTGCGGCAGCCCTCATCCGACTCGCTGCGGCGGTTTGGTGGCCGAGGCCAACGCAAAAGTGCGCGAGATTCTTGTCGAGAACGGGCTGGACCCGGCCGAGGGGCGCGAGCTGTAG
- a CDS encoding DVU_1557 family redox protein gives MSVIKVPGAGADGWKCGHCDREMVMKPVELTYLNSLFNVELPVCPECGYVLIPEALALGKMHQVEQLLEDK, from the coding sequence ATGAGCGTGATAAAGGTGCCTGGAGCCGGGGCCGACGGCTGGAAATGCGGCCATTGCGACAGGGAAATGGTCATGAAGCCGGTTGAGCTGACGTACCTTAACTCCTTGTTCAACGTGGAGTTGCCCGTATGTCCCGAGTGCGGCTATGTGCTCATACCGGAGGCGCTGGCGCTGGGGAAGATGCATCAGGTGGAGCAATTGCTGGAGGATAAGTAG
- the trsM gene encoding DVU_1556 family methyltransferase, giving the protein MSLAPRPLWEREELRAVAGETLRPGGFELTDRAVERIGAVPGWRVLDVGAGLGATVSRLRSRYGVKAWGVEPSSAQLGQARAVPGLVRASGDRLPFARERFDALFCECVFSLFDDRPAGLAEFHRVLKPGGFLVLSDLCSSRPASEGGASCADRAEPLAETVRLVRARGFAVELLEDHSDRLRDLAARLAWIDGGGSCGCGRDLGYYLMIAKKQGV; this is encoded by the coding sequence GTGTCCCTTGCGCCGCGCCCGCTTTGGGAACGCGAGGAATTGCGCGCCGTGGCCGGTGAGACCCTTCGGCCCGGCGGCTTTGAACTGACCGATCGGGCTGTGGAACGCATCGGCGCGGTCCCGGGATGGCGGGTTCTGGACGTCGGGGCGGGGCTCGGGGCCACCGTGTCCCGGCTGCGTTCGCGATACGGCGTCAAGGCGTGGGGCGTGGAGCCGTCGTCGGCCCAACTGGGCCAGGCCCGCGCCGTGCCGGGGCTTGTCCGGGCGAGTGGCGACCGGCTGCCCTTTGCGCGGGAGCGGTTCGACGCCCTGTTCTGCGAGTGCGTCTTTTCCCTGTTTGACGACAGGCCTGCCGGTCTGGCTGAGTTCCACAGGGTTCTCAAGCCTGGCGGGTTCCTGGTTCTGTCCGACCTCTGCTCGTCCCGTCCCGCATCGGAAGGCGGGGCGTCCTGCGCGGACCGTGCCGAGCCTTTGGCGGAAACCGTCCGGCTTGTTCGCGCCCGCGGTTTCGCCGTGGAGTTGCTTGAGGACCACTCCGACCGGCTGCGGGACCTGGCCGCCCGTCTTGCCTGGATTGACGGAGGCGGCTCCTGCGGCTGCGGACGGGACTTGGGCTATTATCTTATGATCGCGAAAAAACAAGGAGTGTAA